A single Anatilimnocola floriformis DNA region contains:
- a CDS encoding VIT1/CCC1 transporter family protein, whose product MHRTDRIGWLRAAVLGANDGIVSTASLVVGVASSQAASSEILVAGMAGLVAGAMSMAAGEYVSVSSQSDTEQADLARERKELASDHIGEKRELTAIYVQRGLDEALAEQVASQLMAHDALATHARDELGISELTTARPLQAALASAATFAVGAAMPLLIAITVPSQALIPVVMGTSVVFLALLGGVSAYVGGAPVLKASLRVTFWGVLAMALTAGVGALFGTRV is encoded by the coding sequence TTGCACCGCACCGATCGCATCGGTTGGCTTCGAGCAGCGGTACTCGGGGCCAACGATGGAATCGTTTCCACTGCCAGCCTCGTCGTCGGCGTAGCTTCTTCGCAGGCCGCTTCCAGTGAGATTCTCGTAGCCGGAATGGCGGGATTAGTCGCAGGCGCTATGTCCATGGCTGCAGGCGAATATGTCTCTGTCAGTTCGCAGTCCGATACGGAGCAGGCAGACTTGGCGCGGGAGCGTAAGGAGCTCGCTTCCGATCACATCGGTGAGAAACGCGAATTGACGGCGATCTATGTCCAGCGAGGACTCGACGAAGCGTTGGCCGAACAAGTCGCCTCGCAATTAATGGCTCACGACGCCCTGGCCACTCATGCCCGCGATGAATTGGGAATTTCTGAGTTGACGACGGCTCGGCCTTTGCAGGCGGCACTTGCTTCCGCAGCCACGTTTGCCGTCGGCGCCGCGATGCCGTTGCTCATTGCGATCACCGTCCCATCACAGGCGTTGATTCCTGTCGTGATGGGGACTTCGGTTGTATTCCTGGCATTGCTGGGAGGAGTTAGCGCCTATGTAGGCGGTGCTCCTGTGCTCAAAGCTTCTCTGCGAGTGACATTCTGGGGCGTATTAGCAATGGCGCTCACGGCGGGAGTCGGTGCGCTTTTCGGGACACGAGTCTAG
- a CDS encoding immunoglobulin domain-containing protein, with protein sequence MFKSNRSTASTALTVGSYAIRYAFAGDVIGFNAAANGAGTLRVISALVAPSITSTPSSQTVIAGNNVTFTAAANGNPTPTVQWQVSTNGGTSYSNISGATGTTLTLTAAATQNGARYRAVFTNSVGSATTSAATLTVQSAPTISTQPVSQAIRLGNNVTFTAAAAGNPTPTVQWQVSANGGLTFTNISGAISNTYQFTTSSSQNGNLYRAVYTNSVGTVATTAATLTVQVAPSVTTNPVSQTVVAGTNVTFTAGASGNPPPTVQWQVSTNGGTSYSNISGATNTTLIQAAISTALVSLPN encoded by the coding sequence TTGTTCAAATCCAACCGGAGCACCGCATCGACCGCCCTCACGGTCGGCTCCTACGCGATCCGATACGCGTTCGCGGGCGACGTGATTGGGTTCAACGCCGCCGCCAATGGTGCTGGGACACTAAGGGTAATTTCCGCGCTCGTCGCTCCGTCGATCACGAGCACTCCATCTTCACAAACGGTGATTGCTGGAAACAATGTCACTTTCACCGCAGCCGCGAATGGAAACCCAACGCCGACGGTGCAATGGCAAGTCAGCACGAATGGCGGAACCTCCTATTCGAACATATCCGGCGCAACCGGAACAACGTTGACTCTCACTGCGGCCGCGACGCAAAATGGCGCTCGCTATCGAGCCGTCTTTACGAACAGCGTGGGCTCAGCGACGACATCAGCGGCCACGTTGACCGTTCAATCGGCTCCCACGATTTCCACTCAGCCAGTCAGTCAAGCGATTCGCTTGGGCAACAACGTAACCTTTACCGCTGCCGCCGCAGGCAACCCAACGCCTACAGTGCAATGGCAAGTCAGCGCTAATGGCGGCTTGACTTTCACCAACATTTCTGGGGCGATAAGCAATACTTATCAGTTCACGACATCATCCAGTCAGAATGGCAATCTGTATCGCGCGGTGTATACCAACAGCGTTGGGACTGTCGCGACCACCGCCGCCACACTAACGGTGCAAGTGGCGCCGTCAGTGACCACCAATCCTGTGAGTCAAACCGTCGTTGCGGGAACGAACGTGACCTTCACCGCCGGCGCCTCGGGCAACCCTCCACCCACGGTGCAATGGCAAGTCAGCACCAACGGCGGAACAAGCTACTCCAATATCTCGGGCGCGACGAATACAACCCTGATACAGGCTGCCATCAGCACAGCGCTCGTTTCATTGCCTAACTGA
- a CDS encoding helicase HerA domain-containing protein, which produces MVNLLDHGSSRGKCFPAYLRNPNFENGERPLNIPFWALNSEELIALTFGTISGTAVGNILDQITELKRQSQPSGTPSGYPESSITADTPLPFCIHTLWYDLHCHHYATHTASLNQNQSVATRAYEINGVGQSLKGNSLTIERPRFKPISQSQIYKSAAADHPKSHVDLLEAKLKDPRLEFLFRPGEWQVNDKGATEHDLDSLLKSWLGTGRPITVFDLSGIPSTILDDLVGALLRILYDAAFWGRAKPEGARTRPLMVVLEEAHVYLNAQSKSRASAAARRIAKEGRKYGVGLMLVSQRPSEIDSTVLAQCGTIFALRLTNETDRGQIRSCSSDNLEGLFSMLPILRTGEALIVGEAVSLPVRALIDLPPIGRRPDSEDPEVVVRRGPDGKRVRPGGWTEPTTSEDYAPLVHAWRLQNPYAISESPPEGDDSSQE; this is translated from the coding sequence ATTGTAAACCTTCTCGATCACGGGTCATCACGAGGTAAATGTTTCCCCGCATATCTTCGGAACCCAAACTTCGAAAATGGCGAGCGACCACTTAACATTCCGTTTTGGGCATTAAATTCGGAGGAGCTGATAGCCCTTACGTTTGGTACCATCAGCGGCACAGCTGTCGGCAACATCCTGGATCAAATTACCGAGCTGAAACGGCAGTCCCAACCGAGCGGAACTCCCAGCGGCTACCCGGAATCAAGCATTACCGCCGATACACCGCTGCCTTTTTGCATTCATACGCTGTGGTACGATCTCCACTGTCACCATTACGCGACTCATACCGCGAGCCTAAACCAGAACCAGTCCGTCGCGACCCGGGCGTACGAGATTAATGGCGTAGGACAGTCGCTCAAAGGCAATTCATTAACCATTGAACGTCCACGGTTTAAACCGATTTCGCAAAGTCAGATCTATAAGAGTGCCGCTGCTGACCATCCCAAGAGTCACGTTGATTTGCTGGAAGCAAAACTGAAGGATCCCCGACTAGAGTTCTTGTTCCGTCCCGGCGAATGGCAGGTCAATGATAAAGGGGCTACGGAGCACGACCTCGATTCTCTTCTTAAATCCTGGCTCGGCACGGGCCGTCCGATTACCGTTTTCGATCTTTCAGGAATCCCTTCGACGATCCTCGACGATCTGGTCGGCGCGCTGCTGCGAATACTTTACGATGCCGCTTTTTGGGGACGGGCAAAGCCCGAGGGTGCTCGGACGCGTCCATTAATGGTGGTGTTGGAAGAAGCGCACGTGTATCTGAACGCCCAATCCAAGAGCCGCGCGTCCGCAGCTGCAAGGCGAATTGCAAAGGAAGGGCGAAAGTATGGCGTTGGGCTGATGCTCGTGAGCCAACGACCGTCTGAAATCGACAGCACCGTACTTGCACAATGCGGGACTATCTTCGCGCTTCGCTTGACCAACGAAACAGACCGAGGTCAGATCCGCTCGTGCTCGTCGGACAATCTTGAGGGGCTTTTCTCGATGCTTCCGATTCTACGCACAGGTGAAGCATTAATCGTGGGCGAAGCGGTAAGCCTGCCTGTCCGTGCGCTAATCGATTTGCCGCCGATTGGGCGGCGACCGGATAGCGAGGATCCGGAAGTCGTTGTACGTCGTGGTCCAGACGGTAAACGCGTTCGCCCTGGCGGTTGGACCGAGCCTACGACTTCGGAAGATTATGCTCCGTTAGTTCATGCGTGGCGTTTGCAAAATCCATACGCAATTTCTGAATCTCCGCCCGAAGGCGATGATTCGAGCCAGGAGTGA
- a CDS encoding KTSC domain-containing protein — MERIPVTSTSFTSIGYEPDSRILEVEFTRGAVFRYYDVPVEEYNALMAHDSIGRGFNAIIKNRYEFTQE; from the coding sequence GTGGAACGTATTCCGGTGACGTCGACGAGCTTTACTTCGATTGGTTATGAACCAGATTCACGAATACTCGAAGTAGAGTTCACCAGAGGAGCAGTCTTCCGTTATTACGACGTACCCGTCGAGGAATACAACGCTTTAATGGCGCATGATTCCATAGGCCGCGGCTTTAATGCCATTATCAAGAACCGATACGAATTTACACAAGAGTGA
- a CDS encoding RHS repeat-associated core domain-containing protein, with the protein MSEPEAGVYIVRFKVTASGASSDAPAVSVDYTTSDITAVAGADYNYESGTLDFSSLDSEIEICIEVRADNVYLEGDEFFEVLLSGVTTGAEISGGVGTGKILDRTNPDGELSLKLGRTTYVCACNCCGEVPVDTAQGRQFVPTRPFQPAYRADGATGSNGVINVAAQFDPNRELNSAEVSVKIDGTWFGPVSYYGEDSEIDDWLVFTQQVDLSSFAASGGYPLEIKVKANYADGTTTRSKSGYTYILDKESESGFGERWHLTDVSRLVVTDSGAHQGAALLHGDGLAYWYPESGSDYLTPEGTFGELTAEGTGYALTQPNGAVDHFDLNGLLVKRTDENLNSTIFEYIDADGDSKADEISQITDPFHRTTKYEYDNVTGELETVTDYAGRETKYTYTNGLISKIEHPDPDGGSPSYPTETFSYDAVSGRLTEYKDALSRVTEYEYDVGGRIETITLPDSTTREIVSVATKGLKTGATGKLQNALHEEQLFGVMTDGRGNSTDVYTDDFGNEIKRVDSEGNTVITERDVNGLPIVITQKGGGGDSDRVTRLFYNSDGYLVGKVLPDLSRQAWEYDSHNKTLSRFTDELGRTTDYEYDALGNVTNETRYLAGQSLEPNSPATPNEPQRSLYNVLDVDSNFRIDAFDMIIMINWFNLNDWKDSVVSGPAMDEFNRDINGDGHINTWDYITLINYNHAPDPAVVTSFVYTSPDDAGDLANLPNGLLLTMTDALGRVTQYTYETNKSDPAFGRLLSVTEAYGLDEEATTSYEYDIAGNVTAVVNPLGVPTKFDYDNLDRKIKMTEAHPTNPALEGAVTEYEYDAVGNMTKMTDPSLYVTLYEYDARDRLEKVTQPIPVGANPLDAPVSLYTYDGNGNVASFSDPLEYVTLYEYDEADRLVLTKYPNQTQEELVYNRFGEVVERTAIGYGIGSGSSTTQYDYDLRGRLVSTTLPATDKVSGSKLDDLSVYDAAGQLISYTDRQGTKTNYKYDSFGRVASITSPEPISGAGRPILRIAYDLVGNVVAEIDALGNFTERRYDGLNRTVQVIEMDPDGSGNQTPGVTNFTYDDAGQLILVQSPRNQYTEYIYDRIGRNTQVTEAYGTALSAVSQFIYDEAGDLVQTKDPLGRVVSMGYDRLHRQLDRVGDTDEEAYAYDKAGNLLTFTDGLSRVTKYEYDSMGRVTSILYPAPGGGATQPEITYAYQDLGTSSTITSEDNDNDGLVQTFNAWGWLIEEDREGSVTSYEYDLNGNLLHATDPMGRVTSYDYDKLDRQIKVIAPDPDGSGGVDASETAYEYDLAGNLLKVIDPLGNETTYTFDSRYRQMSSKDALGGETSFTYDAVGNLLTLTDPVGNQTAWEYDIRDRVTEETNELGKSREFEYDKVGNLLGKKDRLGRLTTYAYDDMNRVVSERWWGTAPAIINSSLYSERLYYDEYQGGIGYSTMGTITAGSFTLTFDGQTTAPIAWDASDLDILSALEDLSNLAPGDIVTVYSSAGASYRDMSFTFGGSLSGINVPQITVDATGIYDGYGGASSYPGSSMDGYSWGETQEIPDHNAGGWTGGTFTLTFDGQTTVPIAWNASSNDVEAALEALSNIDDVSVTGGMSSYMITFAGALASIDVDPITVDGSALVVPGFDPFPSITNTHISDNSHWDEYQGGIGFLTTDPIISGTFTLTFDGQTTAPIAWDASDMDIQEALEDLSNIEPGDVTVSGMRGSSIVDLSFQFGGNLSGIDLPMIEADPSGIYDGYGPATALTGGAMEGYAYGEVQEVTDYLVGSWSGGTFTLSFEGQTTAPIAWNASNYDVESALEALSNIVDVSVTTGTNGYQITFNGALALRDVGAVTGDASNLLSANAVNTLAFEYDDAGQLVYAGDQFGEYEYDYDGMGRLKEETQNLAGLPEVIFGSAYNVKSGRTSLSATVGGTDDFLRTYTRDEWNRVTELLDAGQVGGNGVVRKEVDFAYNAAHQHESIERKEGASPTTIATTSFTYDGMGRLNDLWHKHSSTTLARYQYDYDLASRIQQISSYVDGVSHYDYDDTNQLVGADHDGSGPPDEDYEYDANGNRNSSGFDVDSNNQIVTDGTYSYTYDGEGNRASKTLISTGEKEEYAWDHRNRLVSITFKDGSGNIVKTVGQTYDVWNQWIKRSVDADGAGADGDVDTYFAYESGQITFQWEDSDGAGGSAPTMSHRYTWAEGVDQFLADEQISTPGTAGNVLWGLGDHLGSLRDIADLVVSTVSVTNHRDYDTFGSLTSETNSAVDLLYGYTSKPWDDASGLQNNLNRWLDVWLKQWMSEDPIGFAAGDENLYRYVGNAVTTTIDPIGLAGTPSIHNLDVGGTGSGGRGGGRPTGGLGGSGGTGGLSGGRPTGGIGGGGTGTGGIGAGRPTGGIGAGRGPASGATVKPAGAQSPGAAKPPAAKPPTVKQPATKPQPSKPSTSKPSVTQYKKRKPGLTEKEASKDCPSWAKGQPPKVGEDGKTFAKRLCEGKYGPGNYAKGAGSEFSKIQKYGDRAFE; encoded by the coding sequence GTGTCTGAACCAGAGGCTGGGGTATACATTGTTCGCTTCAAAGTAACTGCCTCTGGAGCTTCGAGTGACGCTCCCGCCGTGAGTGTAGACTATACGACTTCAGACATCACAGCAGTAGCTGGCGCAGACTACAATTACGAATCCGGAACGCTAGATTTCTCCAGTTTGGACTCCGAGATAGAGATTTGTATTGAGGTTCGCGCGGACAATGTATACCTTGAGGGCGATGAGTTTTTTGAAGTATTGTTGAGCGGGGTAACAACAGGCGCAGAGATCAGTGGTGGCGTAGGTACTGGAAAAATCCTCGATCGAACCAACCCAGATGGGGAACTTAGCCTAAAGCTTGGTCGTACGACTTACGTGTGTGCCTGCAATTGCTGCGGCGAGGTTCCGGTCGATACCGCTCAGGGACGACAATTTGTTCCAACTCGTCCATTTCAGCCCGCGTATCGCGCCGATGGCGCAACAGGCTCGAACGGCGTCATTAATGTCGCGGCGCAGTTTGATCCCAATCGGGAACTGAATAGCGCTGAAGTAAGCGTGAAAATCGATGGCACTTGGTTTGGGCCCGTCTCGTATTACGGCGAAGACAGTGAAATCGACGATTGGCTGGTCTTTACGCAGCAGGTTGATTTGTCTTCATTTGCTGCCTCGGGAGGGTATCCGCTAGAAATTAAGGTCAAGGCCAACTACGCGGATGGAACTACGACTCGGAGCAAATCCGGATATACCTATATCCTGGACAAAGAATCAGAGAGCGGCTTTGGAGAGCGATGGCACCTGACAGATGTGAGTCGTCTGGTGGTGACTGACTCCGGTGCGCACCAAGGCGCGGCCCTGCTGCATGGTGATGGCCTCGCCTATTGGTATCCGGAGTCGGGCTCAGACTATCTGACACCTGAAGGTACATTTGGCGAACTAACAGCCGAAGGCACTGGCTATGCATTAACGCAACCGAACGGCGCCGTCGATCACTTTGATCTGAATGGCCTTTTAGTCAAGCGAACAGACGAAAATCTCAACTCCACTATATTCGAATACATAGATGCAGATGGAGACAGCAAGGCTGATGAAATTTCGCAAATCACCGACCCGTTTCACCGCACCACGAAGTACGAATACGATAATGTGACTGGTGAACTGGAGACGGTGACTGACTATGCAGGAAGAGAAACGAAATACACATACACCAATGGGCTTATTTCAAAGATTGAGCACCCAGATCCCGATGGCGGATCGCCAAGTTATCCTACCGAGACATTTTCTTACGACGCAGTAAGCGGTCGCTTGACGGAATACAAAGATGCCCTGTCGCGGGTGACGGAGTACGAGTACGACGTTGGTGGTAGGATCGAAACAATAACACTTCCTGATTCAACGACGCGAGAAATTGTATCGGTCGCAACCAAGGGCCTAAAGACAGGAGCAACCGGGAAGCTACAAAATGCCCTGCACGAGGAGCAACTCTTTGGTGTCATGACGGACGGACGCGGCAACTCGACGGATGTGTACACCGATGACTTCGGCAACGAGATAAAACGAGTTGACTCCGAAGGCAATACGGTGATTACCGAGCGCGATGTCAACGGCCTTCCGATTGTAATCACTCAAAAAGGCGGTGGCGGAGATTCGGATCGCGTTACGAGGCTCTTTTACAATAGCGACGGCTATCTCGTCGGCAAGGTCCTGCCAGACCTTTCAAGGCAGGCCTGGGAATATGATTCCCACAACAAGACTCTCTCGCGATTTACTGATGAGCTAGGCCGCACAACTGACTACGAGTACGACGCGCTCGGAAACGTCACGAATGAAACTCGCTACCTCGCCGGCCAGAGCCTGGAGCCAAATTCACCAGCCACGCCTAATGAGCCTCAACGGAGCCTCTACAACGTACTAGACGTCGATTCAAACTTCAGAATTGACGCCTTTGACATGATCATCATGATCAATTGGTTTAATCTTAATGACTGGAAGGACTCTGTCGTAAGTGGCCCAGCCATGGATGAGTTTAATCGCGACATCAATGGTGATGGGCACATCAATACCTGGGATTACATTACACTCATCAACTATAATCACGCGCCGGATCCAGCCGTAGTCACGTCGTTCGTCTACACTTCGCCAGATGACGCCGGAGACCTGGCGAATTTGCCCAACGGCCTGCTTTTGACCATGACCGACGCTCTGGGCCGTGTCACGCAGTATACGTACGAGACCAATAAGTCGGACCCCGCTTTCGGCCGACTGCTGTCTGTAACAGAAGCGTATGGACTTGATGAGGAAGCAACAACTAGTTACGAGTATGACATAGCAGGCAATGTCACGGCGGTCGTCAATCCGCTCGGCGTGCCCACGAAGTTCGATTACGACAATCTCGATCGCAAGATCAAAATGACCGAGGCTCATCCTACAAATCCAGCCCTCGAAGGTGCAGTCACGGAGTATGAATACGATGCCGTAGGGAACATGACCAAGATGACGGACCCGTCGTTGTATGTCACGCTATATGAATATGATGCGCGAGACAGGCTAGAAAAGGTGACACAGCCAATCCCCGTCGGCGCTAATCCGCTCGATGCGCCGGTGAGTCTATATACCTACGACGGAAACGGAAATGTGGCATCGTTTTCGGACCCTCTCGAGTATGTGACGCTCTATGAATACGATGAAGCTGATCGGCTCGTATTGACGAAGTATCCTAATCAAACGCAAGAGGAACTAGTATACAACCGTTTTGGCGAGGTGGTCGAGCGGACTGCCATCGGTTACGGGATTGGCAGCGGCTCTTCTACAACTCAATATGACTATGATCTTCGTGGAAGGCTGGTCTCCACCACGCTTCCGGCCACTGATAAGGTGTCTGGTTCAAAGCTTGACGATCTGTCGGTATATGACGCGGCAGGTCAGTTGATCAGCTATACTGATCGCCAGGGCACCAAAACCAACTATAAATACGACAGTTTTGGCCGCGTCGCGTCAATAACAAGCCCCGAGCCCATCAGCGGCGCAGGACGGCCGATACTGCGGATCGCCTACGATCTAGTCGGAAACGTCGTCGCAGAGATTGACGCACTTGGCAACTTCACTGAACGACGGTACGACGGTCTCAACCGTACAGTCCAAGTCATCGAGATGGACCCTGATGGCTCCGGAAATCAGACTCCCGGTGTGACGAACTTTACCTATGATGATGCGGGCCAGCTAATCCTGGTTCAGAGTCCTCGCAATCAATATACAGAATATATTTACGACCGCATCGGACGCAACACACAGGTGACCGAAGCCTATGGAACGGCGCTTTCCGCCGTATCGCAGTTCATCTATGACGAAGCGGGCGATCTAGTTCAAACCAAGGATCCACTCGGTCGAGTTGTGTCGATGGGGTACGACCGGCTGCATCGTCAGCTCGATCGCGTCGGCGACACTGACGAAGAAGCCTACGCGTATGACAAGGCTGGCAATTTGCTGACCTTTACCGATGGACTGTCGCGTGTGACGAAATACGAATACGACTCAATGGGGCGAGTCACGAGCATTCTCTATCCAGCACCAGGCGGTGGGGCGACGCAACCAGAGATCACCTACGCCTACCAGGACCTCGGGACTTCGTCGACGATCACCTCCGAAGACAACGACAATGATGGACTTGTTCAAACCTTCAATGCATGGGGCTGGTTGATCGAAGAAGACCGTGAGGGCTCGGTTACGTCGTATGAGTACGACCTGAACGGCAACTTGCTACACGCAACCGATCCCATGGGCCGCGTTACGTCGTACGATTACGACAAGCTTGATCGGCAGATCAAAGTCATCGCTCCGGATCCGGATGGTAGCGGCGGAGTCGATGCCTCAGAAACGGCTTATGAATACGATCTAGCGGGCAATCTCCTCAAGGTCATCGATCCTCTCGGAAACGAAACAACATATACCTTCGATAGTCGCTATCGGCAGATGTCCTCAAAGGACGCGCTAGGTGGCGAGACTTCCTTTACTTACGACGCAGTAGGCAATCTGCTCACGCTGACCGATCCCGTTGGAAATCAAACTGCGTGGGAATACGACATTCGAGACCGAGTCACCGAAGAAACAAACGAGTTAGGCAAGAGCAGGGAGTTTGAGTACGACAAAGTAGGCAATCTGCTCGGCAAAAAGGATCGTTTGGGACGGCTTACTACTTACGCTTATGACGATATGAATCGCGTCGTAAGCGAACGATGGTGGGGTACTGCGCCTGCAATAATCAATAGCAGTCTGTACAGCGAACGGCTTTACTATGATGAGTACCAGGGTGGGATTGGCTACTCCACGATGGGGACGATCACCGCGGGCAGTTTTACGCTTACTTTTGACGGGCAGACCACCGCGCCGATCGCCTGGGATGCGTCAGATTTGGACATTCTGAGCGCACTCGAAGATCTCAGTAACCTAGCTCCCGGCGATATCGTGACGGTCTATTCCAGCGCCGGCGCCAGCTATCGCGATATGTCATTTACATTCGGTGGGAGCCTCTCGGGAATTAATGTCCCGCAAATCACGGTCGATGCGACGGGGATTTACGACGGCTACGGAGGTGCGAGTTCGTACCCGGGCAGTTCAATGGACGGCTATTCCTGGGGCGAGACGCAGGAAATTCCTGATCACAATGCTGGCGGCTGGACGGGCGGGACATTCACTCTGACCTTTGATGGCCAAACCACCGTGCCAATCGCCTGGAACGCCAGTAGCAACGATGTCGAAGCGGCCCTCGAGGCCTTATCGAACATTGACGATGTTAGTGTCACCGGTGGCATGAGCAGTTACATGATCACCTTCGCTGGGGCACTGGCAAGTATTGACGTCGATCCGATCACCGTGGACGGCTCTGCGCTCGTTGTCCCAGGATTTGACCCATTCCCGAGCATCACGAATACGCATATCAGCGACAATAGTCACTGGGATGAATATCAGGGCGGAATCGGCTTCTTAACAACCGACCCAATTATATCAGGAACTTTTACGCTGACGTTCGATGGCCAGACAACGGCTCCGATTGCCTGGGATGCATCGGATATGGATATCCAAGAGGCGCTAGAGGACCTCAGCAACATTGAACCAGGTGATGTCACAGTCTCCGGTATGCGCGGCTCAAGCATTGTGGATCTTAGCTTCCAGTTCGGCGGTAACTTGTCGGGAATCGATCTTCCAATGATCGAAGCCGACCCGTCTGGAATATACGACGGCTACGGTCCCGCCACTGCGTTGACTGGCGGAGCTATGGAGGGTTACGCGTACGGAGAAGTCCAAGAAGTAACCGACTATTTGGTTGGCAGTTGGTCCGGCGGTACCTTCACTCTTTCCTTCGAGGGCCAAACTACGGCGCCAATAGCCTGGAATGCAAGCAACTACGATGTTGAAAGTGCTCTAGAAGCCCTCTCGAACATTGTCGACGTTAGCGTGACCACAGGTACAAACGGTTACCAGATCACATTTAATGGTGCCCTTGCTTTGAGGGATGTCGGTGCCGTGACCGGCGATGCTTCGAATCTGCTGAGCGCCAATGCCGTCAATACTTTGGCGTTCGAATACGATGATGCCGGCCAGCTTGTGTACGCCGGGGACCAGTTTGGAGAGTACGAATACGATTACGACGGCATGGGGCGGTTGAAGGAAGAGACGCAGAACTTGGCTGGCCTGCCGGAAGTGATTTTTGGCAGCGCCTACAACGTGAAGAGTGGGCGGACCTCGCTTTCGGCGACTGTGGGTGGCACGGATGACTTTTTGCGAACGTACACGCGAGACGAGTGGAACCGAGTGACGGAACTGCTCGATGCCGGCCAGGTCGGCGGCAACGGCGTGGTGAGGAAGGAAGTTGATTTCGCTTACAACGCGGCACACCAACATGAGTCTATCGAGCGCAAAGAGGGGGCGAGCCCGACCACAATCGCGACCACATCGTTTACTTACGACGGCATGGGCAGGCTAAACGATCTGTGGCATAAGCACAGTTCGACGACGCTCGCGCGGTATCAGTACGACTACGACTTGGCGAGTCGCATCCAGCAGATCTCGTCGTACGTTGATGGCGTATCGCACTACGATTACGACGATACGAACCAGCTGGTCGGCGCCGACCACGATGGCAGCGGTCCACCAGATGAGGACTATGAATACGACGCCAACGGTAATCGGAATAGCTCGGGGTTCGACGTTGACTCGAACAACCAGATTGTGACCGATGGGACGTACAGTTATACCTACGATGGCGAGGGGAATCGGGCATCCAAGACACTGATCTCAACCGGCGAAAAGGAAGAGTACGCTTGGGACCACCGTAATCGCCTCGTGTCGATCACGTTCAAGGACGGCTCGGGCAACATCGTGAAGACGGTCGGCCAGACCTATGACGTCTGGAATCAATGGATCAAACGCTCTGTCGATGCCGATGGCGCGGGAGCGGATGGCGACGTCGACACCTATTTCGCCTACGAGTCTGGCCAAATCACCTTCCAGTGGGAAGATTCCGACGGCGCGGGCGGCAGTGCCCCTACGATGTCGCATCGCTACACCTGGGCCGAAGGGGTTGATCAGTTTCTCGCCGACGAGCAGATTTCGACGCCCGGCACGGCGGGCAACGTCCTCTGGGGCCTCGGCGACCACCTGGGCAGCTTGCGAGACATCGCAGACCTCGTCGTCTCCACCGTTTCCGTCACCAACCACCGCGACTACGATACATTCGGCTCTTTGACAAGCGAAACGAACTCGGCTGTCGACCTGCTCTATGGCTATACGAGCAAACCGTGGGACGATGCTTCTGGATTGCAGAACAACCTGAACCGGTGGCTGGATGTTTGGCTGAAGCAGTGGATGAGTGAAGACCCGATTGGGTTTGCTGCTGGTGATGAAAACCTTTATCGTTATGTGGGCAATGCTGTCACAACTACAATAGATCCTATTGGGCTGGCTGGCACGCCATCAATACATAATCTAGATGTTGGCGGCACCGGCAGTGGAGGGCGCGGTGGCGGCCGACCAACGGGAGGCCTTGGTGGAAGCGGGGGTACCGGTGGTTTGAGTGGTGGACGGCCTACAGGTGGTATCGGAGGCGGTGGCACTGGGACGGGGGGCATCGGAGCTGGCCGGCCAACTGGTGGAATTGGGGCCGGCCGAGGCCCAGCAAGTGGTGCCACTGTAAAACCCGCGGGCGCGCAGTCGCCAGGCGCTGCTAAACCTCCCGCTGCTAAACCTCCCACTGTAAAGCAACCTGCAACAAAGCCTCAGCCTTCCAAACCGAGCACTTCAAAACCATCAGTTACTCAATACAAAAAACGAAAGCCGGGCCTGACTGAAAAGGAAGCCTCAAAAGATTGCCCCAGCTGGGCAAAAGGACAGCCGCCCAAAGTAGGTGAAGATGGGAAGACATTTGCGAAGCGATTGTGCGAGGGGAAGTATGGGCCAGGGAACTATGCAAAGGGGGCTGGGAGTGAATTTAGTAAGATCCAAAAATACGGAGATCGCGCATTTGAATAG
- a CDS encoding DUF7336 domain-containing protein, with protein MQRGLGVNLVRSKNTEIAHLNRNISHNSVYILFHVREQAGNEDSKLCGVFSTEMKAMDASQQLQVVPGFRDFPNGFIIDEYLVDKVFWTEGFGFED; from the coding sequence ATGCAAAGGGGGCTGGGAGTGAATTTAGTAAGATCCAAAAATACGGAGATCGCGCATTTGAATAGAAATATAAGTCACAACAGTGTTTACATCCTTTTTCATGTTCGAGAACAAGCAGGCAATGAGGACTCGAAGCTATGTGGGGTATTCTCGACTGAAATGAAGGCAATGGATGCCTCTCAGCAGCTTCAAGTTGTGCCAGGTTTTAGGGATTTTCCGAACGGATTCATCATTGATGAGTATTTAGTTGACAAAGTTTTTTGGACTGAAGGATTCGGATTTGAAGACTAA